TGGGTGTCAGTAATTATGAGGATTTTACCCACTACTGTGAGGGCAAAAACCTTGACCGTTATCTTCCCAGAAGATATCTGGATCCGCAAAGGGTCATCTTCGGGTGATAAACCCCCTGTATTACCAGGAGGCAGGCCCGGTAAACTCAGTATTTTACCGGGCCGCTTACATATTTTATATTCACATTCTTCCCACACCGCCCGCCCGGCAGCTCTCTGCGGCGGGCCTGACCGGTAGCGCATGAGGGAAGGATCCCACTCAGACGAGCTATTAGCTGGTTGTACAAACTTCCAGCTCAGGATTTAAACAGCCCTTTGCGTGCGGCCTTCATGGAACTCTGGATGCCTTTATGTGCCAGCTGGCAATTGTGATTGTATGGCGCTGGATCAGCCAGCGCACTCCATTTTGAAACGCTTTACTGTGCTGCAAAGAAATACCTCTTACCTCGTCAACGGATGATGATCACTTTCCGGTCACTTTCACGCGGAAAAGAAAGAAATACACATAAATTCAGCATATGCCCGATAAATAAATATGCCAGGCATCTGCATATACTTAGCATATCTGTAAGGATATCCCCGACATGAGGTAAAACCATGCGAACCGTATCTGTATTCAAATACGGCAATAACCGCGCCATCCGTCTGCCCCGCGATCTGGACTTTAGCGGTGTCAGCGCGCTGGAGATCGTCCGCGAAGGTGACACCATCATCCTGCGCCCAGTCCGGCCCACCTGGCGCTCGTTCAGCCAGCTGGAAAGAGCCGACGCGGACTTTATGGCAGAGCGCGG
This is a stretch of genomic DNA from Winslowiella toletana. It encodes these proteins:
- the vapB gene encoding type II toxin-antitoxin system VapB family antitoxin, yielding MRTVSVFKYGNNRAIRLPRDLDFSGVSALEIVREGDTIILRPVRPTWRSFSQLERADADFMAERGDVVSDEGRFDL